The following nucleotide sequence is from Eubacterium sp. 1001713B170207_170306_E7.
AGAGGTGCGCCATGCTTAATCTGTTAAAAATGGAGTGGTACCGGCTCAGGAAATCCCGGTGGTTTTGGGGCTTGCTGGCAGGCAGCGCGGTTTTTGGCCTGTTTATGTGCTTTTCAGAAATGAACAGCCAATCGGTAAAAGCGGTAATGGCTGCGGGACAAAGCGGGGGAATGGTCATTGCCCAGATGATGACAGAAGCTTTTATTGTGGGCGGTCTCGTTTCTGTCTGTGCCGTTATTTACCTGGGAAGGAGCTTCACAGAAAAGACGGTTTGTCTGGCGGTGGAAGCAGGATACAGCCGCCGGGCAATATTTATGAGTAAAGCGGCTGCGTATTTTATCCTCATTTTAATGGATATGGCAGCCTATGTCCTTGCCGGCGGCCTTGTTGTGCTTTTGCGTGCGCTGGGCAGCGGACAGGCTCCGGCGGGGTTTGACAGCCTTTTCGGGACAGCGGTCATTTGCATTCTGGCCAGCTGTGCGGTTGACTGCGCGCCGCTCCTGTTTCTGGTGATTTTCAGGGATTCGGCTAAGACCACGCTGTTTGCAGTTCTTTCATTGCTGCTGCATATTTTTGTGGCATCTGCTGCTGGACTGCCTGAGCGTTTGCGCTGGGTGCTGCCGGTTAACCAACTGATTTCAGCAATGTCTTTTGACATGGGAAGTCCGGAATGGCTGACCGCGGCTGGCATCAATCTTGCTTTTCTGGCGGTGTTCCTGGGTCTGGGCTGCCTGGTTTTTTCAAAGCGTGAGCTGAAATAGAGGAGATGACAAGATGTTTGCTTTAATCAAAATGGAGTTTTATCAGCTTATCCGTAACAAACTGTTTTATCTGATGGCGGGAGTCAGTGTTGTTTTCGGCGCACTGATGTGCTCGGGGTACATAGGAGATACGAGTCCCTTTGGCACAGCGATGGCCGATGGATTATCTGTCTTTGGGGGAATGGTCTACGATTCTACCATGTGGCTCATTGTCACTGGGGCCATGAGTGCTCTGATGCTCGGACAGAGCGCCGGGGACAAAACGCTGGGGCTTGCCATAGCCGCGGGACACAGCCGCGCTTCGGTTTATTTCTGTAAAGCGCTGGTATTTTTGCTGACTGTCAATGTGGTAATGTTTCTTTACCCTTTCGCTGGACTCGTTGTCACCGGTCTGATGCATGGGTTCGACAAAGGCGTGGTTACAGAGCCCTTTGCCGGATATCTCCTCAGAGTCACGGGGATGGTATTTTTGGCAAACTGCGCGGTTTTCAGCGTTTCCATCCTGTTGATGGCCATCTTTCAGGATGCGGCCAAGACGACGGCCTGTGCGACGCTGATGATTATTTTGGAGGCCTTTGGAATGGTATTTTTCCTGTCAAGAAACCTGGCGCCGCTGTGGCTGCCGCCTTATATGGCCAGAGCAGCGGTGCTTACGCCTCTGGAAACATCTCAGGTTATCCTGATCTTGATGCTGTCACTGGGCTTTATGGCTTTGCTTTTGGGCGCAGGGTATTGCGTGTTCAGAAAGAGAGAGATAAAATAAGGTAATATAATGATTAACTTAATTAAAGTGGAGTTTTATCAGCTTTTGCACAATAAATTTTTTTATGTGGTAGTGCTGCTGATTTTGTCAGCGTCGTATCTAACATTGGGATTTTTTGAAAACCAGGTGGGCATTGCAGGAAATGATAAAATTGACGCATTAAGGGTTTTTAGCACAATACTATTAATGTCAGGTATCTGGAACATTGGAATCAGCAGTATTGGTGCTTTTTTCGCTGGACAGGATACAGACGGCCCTTCAGCGAAAACCGCCCTTACCGCCGGACATAGCCGATTAGGCATTTTTACAGCAAAAGTCGTTTCTTTTTTGATTTTTATGAATATTTTAATGTTCTTATTTCCAATATCAGGAATCTGTATTGAAATGATCAGAATGCCATTATATTTGGGCGTGCATTCAGATACCATTGGAATATATATAGGACGAATCGTTATATTAACGGTTTTAATCAACTGTGCAATTTTTAACTTTATTCTGGCTTTGAAATTTGTCTTTCAAAAATCTGGAATTACAGCAGTCGTTACTGCGTTGATACTATTTGGTCAGTATATTCTTGTTGCAGTGCTTTCGCAAAAGGGAATAACACTATTCTATTTACCTTTCACATTGCAGCAGTATTCAGTTTTGGTCAATGTAACTTTGGAAGAAATTCTGAAAATCCTGATGGTGGCTATTTTCTACAATTTGGTATTTCTCTGCATAGCCTATTGTTTCTTTTTTCACAGAGAGATAAAATAAAGAAAAAAAGAAAGCGTGAGGCCAATGTTGGGAATCATTGTGATTTTGACCATAGCGGTAGTGGTATTAACGGTTCGGACAGGGGTTATGCGGCGGGAGATAAGGAGCATAAGCCGCCAGCTGGAAGGTTTATCGGCCGGGCGGACTGAAAAGAAAATCAGTCTCACATTAGTGGATAACAGGTTAAATGAGCTGGCCGCTCAGATCAATGAGAATCTTGAGCTTCAGAAGCAGCTGCGCATTGACACGCGCAAAAACGAGCAGCGGCTTCGAGATTCCATCGCGGGTGTTTCCCATGACCTGAGGACCCCGCTGACAGCGATCATCGGCTATATTCAGATGCTTGAGCGCAGTGGCTTGAAGGGGGAACAGCAGGAGAAGGCAGCGGTGATTTTGAAAAAGGCCAATGCCATGCGGGAGCTGGTAGAAAGCTTTTTTGAGCTTTCCGTCATGGAATCAAACCAGACGAAATTCGCGGAGGAACCCGTTAATTTTACCAATATTGTCTCAGAAGCGGTGGTGGATTTTATTCCGAGATTTGAGGCGGCCGCCCTCAGACCGGATATCCGGCTCGGGCATAGAAGTCTGTATGTGGTGGGGGATGGTACAGCGCTTCGGCGTATTGTCCAGAATCTTTTGTCCAACGCGCTGAAATACACAGTGGGAAGCATGACCGTCACCCTTGAGGAAGAATATGGGACAGCCATTCTGACCGTCGCCAACGGAGTAAAACCAGATACCCCGCCCGACATGGAACGGCTGTTTGAGCGTTTTTACACAGCGGATGATTCCAGAAATGACGGGAGCACCGGACTGGGGCTTTATATTGTAAAATTATTGGCGGAAAAAATGCGGGGCACAGCGGACGCCTGCCTTGAGCAGAATATACTGTCGATTCGTGTTTCATTTCCGGAGGATCAAAAAAGACAGGCTTGAAGCAGACGCTCTCAAGCCTGTCTTTTTATATCTGCCCATAATAAAGAATCTGGTTTCTGGCGTAATCAAAGTATTCGTCCAGCAGTCTTTCTGTATCATCGTAGGCTTCATCAACGATGGACTGGGTGAGCAGATGGATAAAGCCGGCAGTGGTCTGGGTTTTCCTTTGAATGGCTGTGGGATGGGTCATTTTATTGTAGATGGACGTGCTGATCACGCGCTCCCAGGAGGTACGGTACACCACGGTCAGCTGGCTGTTGCCTGCGCTGGCGATAAAGCAGCTGTTGTATTGATGGGTTTTCTCAATATAAGACGCATACTGGCGTTCGTTGCGGAGTATCTGGGCTTCGTCGCCAAGGCGCTTCAGGGCGGGAATATCAAAGATGGTTTCGCCTTTTTTTACTTTTTTGACAGCGCAGTGTTCAAACAGGATCATCATTTCCAAAATATCGACCATTTCGTGGCTGGAGGTTTCCCGGATAGAGATTCCACGGTTTTTGTGATAGGTGATAAAGCCTTCATATTCCAGCTGCTTTAGGGCATAACGCACAGGCGTCCGGCTCATGCCGAGCCGCTGGGACAGGGAGGCCTCGGATAAGATATCGCCGGGGATCAGTTCGCCGCCCAGGATTTTTTCCTTGAGCTGCCTGTAGGCGTCTTCTTCTCTGTTTTGAATTTTCATATAAATTTTCTCCATTAACCGATTATTAACGTTAAATTAACGGGTTTGTGATATTTCATATCGAATACGAGTAGTATACTACAGGTGTCCGATACGGTAAGTTTGATATTATCATATAATAATTACGGTAGAAAAACAAGTATTCAAGTCAATAAATATTTAAAAAGGAGAAAATAATGAATACAATTACTTTTGCGCATCTATCCGATCTGCATATTCTCAAGGACTACAGTAACTCGATGTTTAAGGATATGGTGAGCAACATGGAAAAAAAGCCCTGTGAGGTTCTTGAGGGAATTTCTGCCTGGCTCAGAGAAAATGCCGGTAACCTGGATTTTGTTCTTCTGACCGGGGATCTGGTTCACGAGGGCGGTTCCGACGAATACCGCTACCTGAAAATGCTGCTGGATGAATATTTTGACGGGACACCGGTTTATCCGGTTCTGGGAAATCATGACCGGGTGGCGGCCTTTCATGAGGGCTATGAAAACAGCGCACCTGACACGTCACCGGTGTACTATGCAAAAGAAATTGACGGGCTTCAGCTTATCGTGCTGGATTCCAGTGTGGGCTGTGACGCTGCACATCATTCCGGACGCTTTGACGAAGCGCAGTTTGAATTCCTTGAAAGGGCACTGGAAAAGGAAATGCCCCGCGGACATATCATCGCTTTTCACCATCCGGCCTTTGACGAATGGGCGGATGAGCGGGTCAGCGCCTTTGGCGTGGAGGGCTCTGAACGGCTCGGCGAAATTATCAGAGGAAAAAATATCCTGGGACTGCTGAGCGGGCACACCCATGAAAATATCAATACCACGTTTTACGGCGTGCCGGCTTACACGGCTGAGAGCACGGCCTTCGGCGTGGCTGTCAACGAAAAGGGCATGTACATGACCCCGGCGGCGGGCTTTAACCTCTGCACGGTAACAGACCGGACCATGCGGGTCGAGACCCTGACTTATCCGCCGAATGACCGGCCTGTTACAGAGCCCATTCCTCTGGAAGCACTTGGACAGCTGATGAAAAACGCGTAAGCGGCATAATGAAAAGGAGTATTGAAATGAATAAATTTGTTAAAGGAATTTTAGGGGTTGTTTTATCCGCGGCGGTTGCGGGAACGACCCTGGCGGGCTGCGGCAGTACCGGAGCCGGAGGCAACGGGAGCGCCTCCGGCATCAATGCGTCGGCTGGAAACCTTGACCCCAATAATCCCACCGAGATCACCTTTTATTCCTACAGCCTGGGTTACCCAACCATGAAATCCGGCATGGAGCATCTGATCAGCAGCTTTAACGAAACGGTCGGTAAGGAAAAAGGGGTGGTCGTCAAAGGCGTTGTGGACAACAACATGAGCCAGAACAGCGCGGATATCGCTGCGGGCATGGAGGTGGATATTGTTCAGCACGCTTTTGGAATGCTGGACGCTTCCCGTCTGAACCTTGGCTTTAAATCCTACGAGGAGCTGTTTCCAGCGGATGAGCTGGCAGAGCATACGGGCCAGATGATCCCTAATGCGCTGGAGCTTGGAAAAATTGACGGACAGATGTACGGCCTGGCCTTTACCTTCAGCACTCCGATCCTCTATATCAATAAAGGCCTTTTTGAGCAGGCGGGGCTGGACACCACCAACCTTCCAAAAACCTGGGACGATGTCTACAAAGCAGCGGTACAGATCAAGGAAAAGACTGGTAAGGACGGCTTTGGCCTGGCGCCGGATAATGGCTGGATCAGCGAGGGCCTCATCTTCTCGAATGGCGGCGAGGTGCTGAGCAGTGATAAAACCGAGGCGAAGTTTGACAGCCCGGAGGCGGTTGAGGCTTATGAAATGTGGAATAAGCTCTACAGCAGCGGCGCGGCTGTAAAGGGCAGCGATAAGGATGTCATGGATGCTTTTATGGCCGGCAACGTCGCCATAAATCTCCAGTCCACCTCACTGCTCAGCGGTTACCAGAGCGCGGCAAAGGCCGGAGGCTGGGAGCTTTTGGGCGCGGAAATGCCGCAGTTTGGCGGTAAAGCCTCTGTTCCGGTCAACTCTGGAAGCTGTCTGGCGGTCCGTTCAGACGATCCCACCAAGTCCGCGGCCGAGTGGGAGTTTATCAAATACGCCACCGGCAAGGATGGGTATACGATCATCACCTCTGAAATCGGCTATCTGCCACTGCGAATGGACATTACCGAGGACCCGGCTTACCTTAAGGATTTTGTGGATGCCAACCCCATTGTCAAAACAAATCTGAAGCAGCTTGAAAGAATCAAGCCTGTGACCATCTGGCCCGGTACCGGAGCAAAGGAGGAATACCAGGTGTTCCTCGACGCGACCGTCAAGTCCATCACGGAGGGCAATGTTCAGTCTGTTCTGTCAGATGCGGCGAAGCAGATGAATGACCTCCTGAAAAACAATTAATGATCAGGTGATACACAGATGAAAAATTTTTTAAAGCTTCCGGCCCAGGTTTATACCCTGGCGCCGGATATTGAAAGGGCAGAAGAGCGGATCAGGCCGAGACCAAAATTCAGGTTTAACTATAAACCCTGGCTGTTTCTGCTGCCCGCCCTTGTGCTCATTGCCTTCTGGCTTTACAGGCCTCTGGCGGAAACGGTCTACTATGCTTTTCACAGCTGGGGCATGGTGCCGGGAACAGCGCCGCGGTTTGTAGGCCTGTCCAATTTTACCAAGCTGCTCACCAGCAAGGATTTTTTCACCTCCATTGGCAACACGGTGTTTTATATTGTGGGGCTGCTGCCCTTCTCGGTGATTATCCCGCTGTTCCTGGCGTCGGCCACCAATGATCTGCCATCAAAGGCCAAGAATTTTTACCGCGCCCTGTTTTTTATTCCCATGATTATGGCGCCGGTTGCCACAGCGACCATCTGGCGCTGGCTGTTGAACCCGAGCAGCGGACTCATCAATCAGATTATTGTGGGGCTGGGCATCAGCGGTACGAACATTTCCTTCTTTCTGACAGAAGGTGTGGCGCGCATGACGATTCTGCTCATTACAGGCTGGAAGATGATCGGCTTCAGCACCCTGATGTTTTCAGCGGCGCTGACAGGCATTAACCGGGATTACTTTGAGGCGGCCCGCCTCGACGGGGCCTCCAAGCTGCGCCAGTTTACGACCATCACCCTGCCGCTGATCTCACCCACTGTGATTTTTATGCTGATGATGAGCATTCTCTTTGCCAGCCAGTGGACCTTTGCCTATATCGACCTGCTGACCCAGGGAGGGCCTTATGGCACCACCACCAATATTTATTACGAGATGTACAAGTATGGTTTTTCTTCCCTGAACGTGGGCATGAGCTCAGCCTCTGCGGTGATTTTCTTTATTATTTTCGGGATCATTGCTCTAATGTTAAACCGGCTCTCGTCCAGATTTGTATTTTATGATAATTAGGAGGCCTGTATGAAAGCGACAACCATAAAAGCCGGCCGTAAGGCTTCGAGCGGAATAAAGCACGCGCTGCTGATCCTGCTCAGCTTTATCGCGGTATTTCCACTGTACTGGATGATTGTTTCCTCCTTTAAAAATGAGGCGGAGATTTTTGGCTCGGCTCTGCTGCCCACAGCGCCGACCCTCAATAATTATCTCTATGCGTTTGAGAGCATGCCCATCTGGCGGATGCTCGGGAACTCCATTGTCATGTCCGTTTTGATGACCGTTCTGCAGCTCTGCACCAGCCTGCTGGCTGCCTATGCGCTGACACGGTGGGACTTCAGGGGCAAAAAGCTGATCTATGGGCTTCTGAGCCTCTGCTGGCTCATACCTGTGCAGGCCATCATGATTCCGAATTATGTGACCATTGTCAATATGGGGCTTAAGGAAAACCTGCTGGGCATTGTGCTGCCCACCGCGGCCACCGCCTTTGCCATTCTCAATCTTTTTCAGGTTTTTGAAGCCTTTCCAAGGGCGCTCATCGACGCGGCCAGGATGGATGGCGACAGTGAGTGGGGGATTCTGACCCGCGTTATTCTGCCAAATATCAAAGCGTCGGTAGCCTCTCTGGGAATTTTACTGTTTATCAATTCCTGGAATGACTACATGTGGCCCATGCTCATTACCTCAAAGCTGGAAAACGCGCCGATACAGATCGGCCTGCGCACCTTTGTCAGCTCAGACACCAACATGTGGGGCGCCTTGATGGCCGCCACCACGATTTCATGTATTCCCATTCTGCTGCTCTACCTCTTTATGCAGCGGCAGATTGTTGACTCTTTTGTGAAATGGGGGATTAAATAAAGATGCTTAACTATAAAGAATATCAGATTGAACTGGACGGCTGCCACAACTTCCGGGATCTTGGCGGTTTTCCGGCAGCCGGGGACGCGACCTGCTATGAGGTGGCTTACCGTTCCGATGCGCTGGGAGAGCTGTCCAAAAGGGATATTGCCTGTATGAAGGATTTGGGAATATCCACAATTATTGACCTGAGAACACCAGAGGAAAGAAGCGCGGTGCCGGATGTGGTGGCCTCGGACGCGGATTTTGACTATATCACGCTGTCCCTCATGGATCAAAGCGCTGCCAGTCTGGAGGACATCACCCAGCTGCCAGCGCTGACGGATTTATACATCAGCCTGCTGGAAAACCAGTCCGCCGGATTTAAAAAAATCGGCCAGATTATTTTAGACGCACCAGGCGGCGTGGTATTCCACTGTACGGCGGGCAAAGACCGCACCGGAGTGACCGCAGCGTTATTGCTTGGCCTGGCCGGCGTGGAACGCCCGCTCATTGTGGACAGCTACGCCAAAAGCGCAGGGCTCATGCGGAAAAAATTCCGGCAGATGCAGCCTGCCAACCTGCCCAAAAGTGAAGCGATGGACCTGGTGGCAGCCCGGCTTCTGGGCTCAGAGCCTGAATATATGGAAACAACACTGAACTATCTGGAGCGCCGCTTTAAAAGTGCAGGACACTATTTTCAGGAAGCGGGTTTGTCGGCCGGTGAGACCGCCGATTTGAGAGAAAGGCTTGTGAAAGGAGCATAAAGTATGGGAAAAATAGCCATAGAACACCTCGTGAAGGATTTCAATAAAACCAAGGTTTTGAAGGATATCTCTCTGGAAATAGAGGACGGCTCCTTCACCATTCTGCTGGGGCCATCAGGCTGCGGGAAGTCAACGCTGCTCCGCATTATCGCGGGCCTTGAGACGCCTACCTCCGGCGGAGTTTTTATCGATGACAAAGATGTAACCAGCAGTGAGCCAAAGGATCGGGAGATCGCCATGGTTTTTCAGAATTATGCTCTTTATCCCCACATGAGCGTTTTTAAAAACGTGGAGTATGGGCTGAAGATTAAGAAAATCCCAAAGGAAGAACGCCGGAAGATGGTGGATGACGTGCTGAAAATGGTTGACCTGACCGACCAGGCGGAAAAGCTGCCTGCCCAGATGTCCGGCGGCCAGCGGCAGCGCGTGGCGCTGGCCCGGGCCATTGTCAAGGACCCGAGGGTTTTTCTCATGGATGAGCCGCTGTCCAATCTGGACGCCAAGCTCAGAACACAGATGCGCTTTGAGCTCATTGAAATGTATAAAAAGGTTAAGAACACCTTTTTATACGTCACCCACGACCAGGTAGAGGCAATGTCCATGGGGACGTATATCGTGGTCATGAACCAGGGTGAGATTATGCAGAAGGGAACCCCGAAAGAAATTTACACCAACCCGGCCAATCTTTTTGTGGCGCAGTTTATCGGTGCGCCGCCGGCCAATATCATCGACATGAATCATTTTTACCTTGGAGTGCGGCCGGAAAATATCAAAATCGGCAGTACCGGCCGGGAGGACGCCTTCCGCCTGCCGGCCTCTGTCCTGTCAAAGGAGGAGCTGGGCGGGGAGTCTATCTATCACCTGGAGACACGCTTCGGCAAGGTTAATGTCAAGACACCAACCTGCTGGAATGCCCTGCCGCCGCAGGTGGAGCTGGCCTTTGAGCGCAGCGACGCCATGCTGTTCGGCAAAGACGGCAGCCGCATGGGCGTGACCGGCGACGAGGTGCAGGTGCT
It contains:
- a CDS encoding ABC transporter permease subunit, translated to MLNLLKMEWYRLRKSRWFWGLLAGSAVFGLFMCFSEMNSQSVKAVMAAGQSGGMVIAQMMTEAFIVGGLVSVCAVIYLGRSFTEKTVCLAVEAGYSRRAIFMSKAAAYFILILMDMAAYVLAGGLVVLLRALGSGQAPAGFDSLFGTAVICILASCAVDCAPLLFLVIFRDSAKTTLFAVLSLLLHIFVASAAGLPERLRWVLPVNQLISAMSFDMGSPEWLTAAGINLAFLAVFLGLGCLVFSKRELK
- a CDS encoding ABC transporter permease is translated as MFALIKMEFYQLIRNKLFYLMAGVSVVFGALMCSGYIGDTSPFGTAMADGLSVFGGMVYDSTMWLIVTGAMSALMLGQSAGDKTLGLAIAAGHSRASVYFCKALVFLLTVNVVMFLYPFAGLVVTGLMHGFDKGVVTEPFAGYLLRVTGMVFLANCAVFSVSILLMAIFQDAAKTTACATLMIILEAFGMVFFLSRNLAPLWLPPYMARAAVLTPLETSQVILILMLSLGFMALLLGAGYCVFRKREIK
- a CDS encoding HAMP domain-containing sensor histidine kinase — translated: MLGIIVILTIAVVVLTVRTGVMRREIRSISRQLEGLSAGRTEKKISLTLVDNRLNELAAQINENLELQKQLRIDTRKNEQRLRDSIAGVSHDLRTPLTAIIGYIQMLERSGLKGEQQEKAAVILKKANAMRELVESFFELSVMESNQTKFAEEPVNFTNIVSEAVVDFIPRFEAAALRPDIRLGHRSLYVVGDGTALRRIVQNLLSNALKYTVGSMTVTLEEEYGTAILTVANGVKPDTPPDMERLFERFYTADDSRNDGSTGLGLYIVKLLAEKMRGTADACLEQNILSIRVSFPEDQKRQA
- a CDS encoding GntR family transcriptional regulator is translated as MKIQNREEDAYRQLKEKILGGELIPGDILSEASLSQRLGMSRTPVRYALKQLEYEGFITYHKNRGISIRETSSHEMVDILEMMILFEHCAVKKVKKGETIFDIPALKRLGDEAQILRNERQYASYIEKTHQYNSCFIASAGNSQLTVVYRTSWERVISTSIYNKMTHPTAIQRKTQTTAGFIHLLTQSIVDEAYDDTERLLDEYFDYARNQILYYGQI
- a CDS encoding metallophosphoesterase, with product MNTITFAHLSDLHILKDYSNSMFKDMVSNMEKKPCEVLEGISAWLRENAGNLDFVLLTGDLVHEGGSDEYRYLKMLLDEYFDGTPVYPVLGNHDRVAAFHEGYENSAPDTSPVYYAKEIDGLQLIVLDSSVGCDAAHHSGRFDEAQFEFLERALEKEMPRGHIIAFHHPAFDEWADERVSAFGVEGSERLGEIIRGKNILGLLSGHTHENINTTFYGVPAYTAESTAFGVAVNEKGMYMTPAAGFNLCTVTDRTMRVETLTYPPNDRPVTEPIPLEALGQLMKNA
- a CDS encoding ABC transporter substrate-binding protein, which gives rise to MNKFVKGILGVVLSAAVAGTTLAGCGSTGAGGNGSASGINASAGNLDPNNPTEITFYSYSLGYPTMKSGMEHLISSFNETVGKEKGVVVKGVVDNNMSQNSADIAAGMEVDIVQHAFGMLDASRLNLGFKSYEELFPADELAEHTGQMIPNALELGKIDGQMYGLAFTFSTPILYINKGLFEQAGLDTTNLPKTWDDVYKAAVQIKEKTGKDGFGLAPDNGWISEGLIFSNGGEVLSSDKTEAKFDSPEAVEAYEMWNKLYSSGAAVKGSDKDVMDAFMAGNVAINLQSTSLLSGYQSAAKAGGWELLGAEMPQFGGKASVPVNSGSCLAVRSDDPTKSAAEWEFIKYATGKDGYTIITSEIGYLPLRMDITEDPAYLKDFVDANPIVKTNLKQLERIKPVTIWPGTGAKEEYQVFLDATVKSITEGNVQSVLSDAAKQMNDLLKNN
- a CDS encoding sugar ABC transporter permease; amino-acid sequence: MKNFLKLPAQVYTLAPDIERAEERIRPRPKFRFNYKPWLFLLPALVLIAFWLYRPLAETVYYAFHSWGMVPGTAPRFVGLSNFTKLLTSKDFFTSIGNTVFYIVGLLPFSVIIPLFLASATNDLPSKAKNFYRALFFIPMIMAPVATATIWRWLLNPSSGLINQIIVGLGISGTNISFFLTEGVARMTILLITGWKMIGFSTLMFSAALTGINRDYFEAARLDGASKLRQFTTITLPLISPTVIFMLMMSILFASQWTFAYIDLLTQGGPYGTTTNIYYEMYKYGFSSLNVGMSSASAVIFFIIFGIIALMLNRLSSRFVFYDN
- a CDS encoding carbohydrate ABC transporter permease, with amino-acid sequence MKATTIKAGRKASSGIKHALLILLSFIAVFPLYWMIVSSFKNEAEIFGSALLPTAPTLNNYLYAFESMPIWRMLGNSIVMSVLMTVLQLCTSLLAAYALTRWDFRGKKLIYGLLSLCWLIPVQAIMIPNYVTIVNMGLKENLLGIVLPTAATAFAILNLFQVFEAFPRALIDAARMDGDSEWGILTRVILPNIKASVASLGILLFINSWNDYMWPMLITSKLENAPIQIGLRTFVSSDTNMWGALMAATTISCIPILLLYLFMQRQIVDSFVKWGIK
- a CDS encoding tyrosine-protein phosphatase, which encodes MLNYKEYQIELDGCHNFRDLGGFPAAGDATCYEVAYRSDALGELSKRDIACMKDLGISTIIDLRTPEERSAVPDVVASDADFDYITLSLMDQSAASLEDITQLPALTDLYISLLENQSAGFKKIGQIILDAPGGVVFHCTAGKDRTGVTAALLLGLAGVERPLIVDSYAKSAGLMRKKFRQMQPANLPKSEAMDLVAARLLGSEPEYMETTLNYLERRFKSAGHYFQEAGLSAGETADLRERLVKGA
- a CDS encoding ABC transporter ATP-binding protein, with translation MGKIAIEHLVKDFNKTKVLKDISLEIEDGSFTILLGPSGCGKSTLLRIIAGLETPTSGGVFIDDKDVTSSEPKDREIAMVFQNYALYPHMSVFKNVEYGLKIKKIPKEERRKMVDDVLKMVDLTDQAEKLPAQMSGGQRQRVALARAIVKDPRVFLMDEPLSNLDAKLRTQMRFELIEMYKKVKNTFLYVTHDQVEAMSMGTYIVVMNQGEIMQKGTPKEIYTNPANLFVAQFIGAPPANIIDMNHFYLGVRPENIKIGSTGREDAFRLPASVLSKEELGGESIYHLETRFGKVNVKTPTCWNALPPQVELAFERSDAMLFGKDGSRMGVTGDEVQVLENILAS